The following proteins are encoded in a genomic region of Zea mays cultivar B73 chromosome 9, Zm-B73-REFERENCE-NAM-5.0, whole genome shotgun sequence:
- the LOC100276882 gene encoding uncharacterized protein LOC100276882 → MSSPPRGQPATAAVPAVAAATSPQLPAASHTLPRAFLATSSPRAIVAAPAPPLFTGRPLNPNPPAHGSSVPHGILYPVLKSASTSNSAAAAVTAQLRRVPPMAVGYPRTHAVAIPIAQQQQPLVHAQPRSFAAVPRALVTGVSTGSEQPPRGVPIGSQPKVNPVPPVGPSNEQSNPKDREKSREEPTVVVINDRKVNLLDSESGSFYALCRSWVRNGVPHESQPSFGNGEPLLPRPLPASVVDSRISDKDDNDVAGEDSDEEPQKNANGEYNTSDLLKQHVKRAKRIRAGLQKDRLRRIERYKQRLALLL, encoded by the exons ATGTCGTCCCCGCCGCGGGGGCAGCCCGCCACCGCCGCCGTGCCGGCGGTCGCGGCCGCCACGTCCCCGCAGTTGCCTGCGGCGTCCCACACGCTCCCCCGCGCGTTCCTCGCCACATCCTCTCCCCGTGCCATAGTGGCAGCACCGGCGCCCCCGCTATTCACCGGTCGGCCGCTGAACCCTAACCCACCGGCCCACGGCTCCTCCGTGCCCCACGGCATCCTCTACCCCGTCCTGAAATCCGCCTCCACGTCCAACTCCGCGGCCGCGGCCGTGACAGCGCAGCTCCGCCGCGTTCCTCCCATGGCCGTGGGGTACCCTCGGACCCACGCCGTCGCCATCCCTATTGCACAGCAGCAGCAGCCCCTGGTGCACGCGCAACCCCGGTCCTTCGCGGCCGTGCCTCGGGCCCTTGTGACTGgcgtgtcgacggggtccgaacaGCCTCCCCGAGGAGTTCCTATAGGCTCGCAGCCCAAG GTTAATCCAGTACCACCTGTTGGCCCATCCAATGAGCAGAGTAACCCAAAAGACAG GGAAAAGAGCAGAGAAGAACCTACAGTTGTGGTGATTAATGACCGCAAA GTTAACCTGCTGGATAGTGAGTCGGGATCCTTTTATGCTCTCTGTCGATCTTGGGTTCGTAATGGTGTTCCACATGAAAGTCAG CCAAGCTTTGGAAATGGTGAACCACTTCTTCCAAGACCTTTGCCTGCTTCAGTTGTAGATTCTAGAATATCAGACAAGGACGATAATGATGTTGCAGGTGAAGATTCAGATGAAGAGCCACAGAAG AATGCCAACGGTGAATACAATACAAGTGATTTATTGAAGCAGCATGTAAAGCGTGCGAAAAGGATACGTGCTGG GTTGCAAAAGGATCGGCTTCGTCGGATTGAAAGATACAAGCAACGCCTTGCACTTCTTTTGTAG